A window of the Bacteroides thetaiotaomicron VPI-5482 genome harbors these coding sequences:
- a CDS encoding LTA synthase family protein, whose amino-acid sequence MKKRILQFLTTYFLFVLLFVLQKPIFMAYYHELYTDASIGDYFSVMWHGLPLDFSLAGYLTAIPGFLLIASAWTKSSILRRIRQGYFGIIAFVMSCIFIIDLGLYGFWGFRLDATPIFYFFSSPKDAMASVSFWFILLGILAMLIYAAILYGIFYAVLIREKAPLKIPYQRQYVSLVLLLLTAALFIPIRGGFSVSTMNLSKVYYSQNQRMNHAAINPAFSFMYSATHQNNFDKQYRFMDPKVADDLLAEMLDKPVAATDSIPQILNTQRPNIIFIILESFSTHLMETMGGQPNVAVNMDKFGKEGVLFTNFYANSFRTDRGLASIISGYPGQPSTSIMKYPEKTDGLPSIPRSLKNAGYSLEYYYGGDADFTNMRSYLVSSGIEKIISETDFPLSERQGKWGAPDHTLFQRFLKDLKEEKQQEPFFKIVQTSSSHEPFEVPFYRLDDKVLNAFAYADSCVGDFVRQYKETPMWKNTLIVLVPDHLGAYPRPVENPLEGHTIPLILIGGAVKEPRVVDTYASQIDIAATLLSQLGLPHDDFTFSKNIFNPSSPHFGYFTEPTLFGMVTAENQLVYNLDANTVQIDEGTEKGANLEKGKAFLQKLYDDLAKR is encoded by the coding sequence ATGAAAAAGAGAATCCTGCAATTTCTCACGACTTATTTTTTGTTCGTTCTTCTGTTTGTCCTTCAAAAACCTATTTTCATGGCTTACTACCATGAACTCTATACAGACGCCTCAATCGGCGATTATTTCAGCGTGATGTGGCACGGCTTGCCGCTGGATTTCTCACTGGCAGGATATCTGACTGCCATCCCGGGCTTCCTGCTTATCGCTTCCGCCTGGACGAAATCTTCCATACTACGCCGCATCCGGCAAGGTTACTTTGGAATCATCGCTTTTGTGATGTCCTGCATCTTCATCATCGATCTGGGCTTATACGGTTTCTGGGGATTCCGGCTGGATGCCACCCCGATCTTCTACTTCTTCTCATCTCCGAAAGATGCCATGGCAAGCGTCAGCTTCTGGTTCATATTACTCGGAATCCTAGCTATGCTGATCTATGCAGCCATCCTCTACGGTATTTTCTACGCCGTACTTATCCGGGAGAAAGCACCGTTGAAGATACCTTATCAGCGGCAGTATGTATCTCTCGTCCTTTTATTACTGACAGCTGCGCTCTTCATTCCTATCCGTGGCGGTTTTTCCGTATCGACAATGAACCTGAGCAAAGTATACTATAGCCAAAACCAACGGATGAATCATGCAGCCATCAATCCGGCATTCAGTTTTATGTATTCTGCTACCCATCAAAACAATTTCGATAAGCAATATCGGTTTATGGACCCGAAAGTTGCAGATGACCTGTTGGCCGAAATGCTGGATAAACCTGTGGCAGCAACAGACAGTATCCCGCAAATTCTAAATACTCAACGCCCGAATATCATCTTTATTATCCTCGAAAGTTTTTCTACACACTTAATGGAAACAATGGGGGGACAGCCGAATGTAGCAGTGAATATGGATAAATTCGGTAAAGAAGGAGTGTTATTCACTAATTTCTACGCAAACAGTTTCCGGACGGATCGAGGACTGGCATCTATTATCAGTGGTTATCCCGGTCAGCCGAGTACCAGCATAATGAAGTATCCTGAGAAAACGGACGGACTTCCTTCCATTCCTCGCAGTCTGAAAAATGCCGGATACAGTTTGGAATACTATTACGGAGGGGATGCAGACTTCACCAATATGCGCTCTTATTTGGTTTCATCGGGTATTGAGAAGATTATCTCCGAGACGGATTTTCCTTTGTCCGAACGTCAGGGTAAATGGGGAGCACCGGATCATACACTTTTCCAACGTTTCCTGAAAGACCTCAAAGAAGAGAAGCAGCAGGAACCTTTCTTTAAAATCGTGCAAACATCAAGCAGTCACGAGCCGTTTGAAGTTCCGTTCTACCGATTAGACGATAAAGTGCTGAATGCTTTCGCCTATGCTGATAGTTGCGTAGGAGATTTTGTGAGACAGTATAAGGAGACCCCGATGTGGAAGAATACACTGATCGTACTTGTACCGGATCATTTGGGAGCTTATCCGCGTCCGGTAGAAAATCCGCTGGAAGGGCATACAATTCCGCTAATACTGATCGGAGGAGCCGTGAAAGAACCACGAGTAGTAGACACATACGCTTCGCAGATCGATATTGCCGCTACGCTGCTTTCTCAGCTCGGATTGCCGCATGATGACTTTACTTTCAGCAAGAATATCTTTAATCCGTCTTCTCCCCACTTCGGGTATTTCACGGAACCGACACTGTTTGGCATGGTGACTGCGGAAAATCAATTAGTGTACAATCTGGATGCCAACACCGTCCAGATAGATGAGGGGACAGAGAAAGGAGCCAATCTGGAAAAAGGCAAAGCCTTCCTTCAGAAACTATATGATGACCTGGCTAAGCGATAA
- the lpxF gene encoding lipid A 4'-phosphatase codes for MIEFLSDIDTQLLLFFNGIHSPFWDYFMSAFTGKVIWVPMYASILYILLKNFHWKVALCYVVAIALTITFADQMCNSFLRPLVGRLRPSNPENPIADLVYIVNGRRGGGFGFPSCHAANSFGLAIFLICLFRKRWLSIFIVLWAFTNSYTRLYLGLHYPGDLVAGAIIGGFGGWLFYFIAHKLTARLQSDTPVPGKGAGMKQTEVMIYTGLLTLAGIIIYSIVQS; via the coding sequence ATGATAGAATTTCTTTCGGATATAGACACCCAACTGCTTTTGTTCTTCAATGGAATACATTCGCCTTTCTGGGATTACTTCATGAGTGCATTCACAGGTAAAGTTATATGGGTCCCGATGTATGCCAGTATCTTATATATACTGCTCAAGAATTTTCATTGGAAAGTGGCTTTGTGCTATGTGGTAGCGATCGCCCTCACTATCACGTTTGCCGATCAGATGTGCAATAGTTTTCTTCGTCCGCTGGTAGGTCGCCTGCGTCCCTCCAATCCGGAAAATCCGATAGCGGATTTGGTCTATATTGTGAATGGAAGACGAGGAGGAGGATTCGGTTTCCCTTCCTGTCATGCTGCCAATTCTTTCGGACTTGCCATATTTCTGATTTGCCTGTTCCGTAAACGCTGGTTAAGCATATTTATCGTACTTTGGGCATTTACCAACTCTTATACACGCCTGTACCTGGGATTGCATTATCCCGGTGATTTAGTAGCAGGAGCCATTATCGGTGGATTCGGAGGTTGGCTGTTCTACTTTATCGCCCACAAGTTAACGGCACGACTTCAGTCAGACACTCCTGTTCCTGGAAAGGGTGCCGGAATGAAACAAACAGAAGTTATGATCTATACCGGATTGCTGACTTTAGCAGGCATTATCATCTATTCCATCGTGCAAAGTTAG
- a CDS encoding class I SAM-dependent methyltransferase — translation MGKRNIIHKLFHNLKKPEGFWGRVILREMNKRHTLLSEWGMSHIVWNKEWNVLDIGCGGGANLTQLMHRCPQGKAYGIDISPESVLFAQKKNKKYLSTRCFIEQGTVDTLPYTDEMFDVVTAFETVYFWNDLPKAFTEVTRVLKRNGHFLICCELNNLSVKTWTNLIDGMIIRSCDELKSILLQSGFVSIASYKHEKGPLCIVARRRAE, via the coding sequence ATGGGCAAAAGAAATATCATCCATAAGTTATTCCACAATCTCAAAAAGCCTGAAGGCTTTTGGGGAAGAGTCATTCTCCGGGAAATGAACAAACGACACACTTTGCTTTCCGAATGGGGAATGTCACATATAGTATGGAATAAGGAATGGAATGTGCTCGACATTGGTTGCGGTGGCGGAGCCAATCTTACACAGCTGATGCATCGCTGTCCGCAAGGAAAAGCATACGGCATTGACATTTCTCCGGAAAGTGTCCTTTTCGCACAGAAGAAAAACAAGAAATATCTTTCCACCCGCTGTTTTATAGAACAAGGCACGGTAGACACACTGCCTTATACCGATGAAATGTTCGACGTGGTCACTGCCTTCGAGACGGTTTACTTTTGGAACGATCTTCCGAAAGCATTCACCGAAGTAACACGGGTATTAAAGCGAAACGGACATTTCCTGATTTGCTGCGAACTGAATAACCTGTCAGTCAAAACTTGGACAAATCTGATTGACGGGATGATTATTCGTTCTTGTGATGAATTGAAATCCATACTCTTGCAGTCCGGCTTTGTCTCCATTGCTTCATATAAGCATGAAAAAGGGCCTTTGTGCATAGTAGCCCGGAGAAGAGCTGAGTAA
- a CDS encoding DUF4784 domain-containing protein, with protein MTKNYLFLLLGLLLAACSSDDKDEQPILVTNVVMPASGTVFKPGEKVTIMAKGFQDNDEIMFDIRWPLQDEVLHEGYAKGGRGVITEKTATSITFLAPGHWPASTTEILLRRSGQMMSLGKISVADGQAPKDFQLYGIINSRSNTHRPHAIEYINLEKPQTAEIVRLADNQDFSCVVNLPGSWSLSGVWTKDDRRTTGLYDLSMNYWEKPGADQLVTMGIATANSVFGVYQGGDRLFVKTVNVMPYTRMYVPEKPDYGFLLPEGMKAEALSRYPCIQMSDGNILCSADNGDGTFSPVVLNGQNIEEKSIYVGEPIEAVALIPFWIVKPVEGMGTAKYTRVGGYIVSKRNGATITEGDGTEFRLWNPTTKMLDEPFTTFPNAACLVATLVSDDFKKQELYVLFDGSRNGRLIYVYDLLKGSWESLYPGGGFPYSEIVLAR; from the coding sequence ATGACAAAAAATTATCTATTCTTACTGTTGGGTTTGCTGCTTGCAGCGTGTAGTTCTGATGACAAGGACGAACAACCGATTTTAGTAACCAATGTTGTAATGCCTGCTTCGGGAACAGTATTCAAGCCCGGTGAGAAGGTAACGATAATGGCGAAAGGATTTCAAGACAATGATGAAATCATGTTCGATATTCGCTGGCCGCTTCAAGACGAAGTGCTGCATGAAGGATATGCTAAAGGAGGACGGGGTGTTATAACGGAAAAGACGGCTACGAGCATTACTTTTCTGGCTCCCGGACACTGGCCTGCTTCTACAACGGAAATCTTGTTACGCCGCTCCGGTCAAATGATGTCTTTAGGAAAGATTTCGGTGGCGGATGGACAGGCACCCAAAGATTTTCAGCTTTATGGTATCATTAATTCCCGTTCCAATACCCACCGTCCTCATGCTATCGAATACATCAATCTTGAAAAGCCTCAGACGGCAGAGATAGTACGACTTGCAGACAATCAAGACTTCTCTTGTGTAGTCAACCTTCCCGGAAGCTGGAGCCTTAGTGGAGTATGGACGAAGGATGATCGCCGTACGACCGGACTTTATGATCTTTCTATGAACTATTGGGAAAAGCCGGGAGCTGATCAGCTTGTAACAATGGGGATAGCGACCGCTAACTCTGTATTTGGGGTATATCAAGGCGGAGACCGTTTATTTGTTAAAACAGTTAATGTGATGCCCTATACCAGAATGTATGTGCCGGAGAAACCTGATTATGGTTTTCTGCTGCCCGAAGGGATGAAGGCTGAAGCATTGTCACGTTATCCCTGTATACAAATGAGTGATGGAAATATACTCTGTTCGGCTGATAACGGCGATGGAACTTTTTCACCAGTAGTCTTGAACGGGCAAAATATAGAAGAGAAAAGTATATATGTTGGCGAACCGATAGAGGCTGTGGCATTGATCCCTTTTTGGATAGTTAAGCCTGTAGAAGGTATGGGAACGGCTAAATATACACGTGTTGGCGGATATATCGTATCGAAGAGAAATGGTGCTACAATAACAGAGGGAGATGGAACAGAATTTAGGCTATGGAACCCGACTACAAAGATGCTGGATGAACCTTTCACCACATTCCCTAATGCTGCGTGTTTAGTAGCCACACTTGTTTCGGATGATTTTAAGAAACAGGAGCTTTATGTATTGTTTGATGGTAGTCGGAATGGAAGGCTGATTTATGTATATGATTTACTAAAAGGTAGCTGGGAGTCATTATATCCAGGGGGCGGATTTCCTTATTCAGAAATCGTATTAGCCCGATAA
- the leuB gene encoding 3-isopropylmalate dehydrogenase, giving the protein MDFKIAVLAGDGIGPEISVQGVDVMSAVCEKFGHKVSYEYAICGADAIDKVGDPFPEETYEVCKNADAVLFSAVGDPKFDNDPTAKVRPEQGLLAMRKKLGLFANIRPVQTFKCLIHKSPLRAELVENADFICIRELTGGMYFGEKYQDNDKAYDTNYYTRPEIERILKVAFEYAMKRRKHLTVVDKANVLASSRLWRQIAQEMAPNYPEVTTDYMFVDNAAMKMIQEPAFFDVMVTENTFGDILTDEGSVISGSMGLLPSASTGESTPVFEPIHGSWPQAKGLNIANPLAQILSVAMLFEYFDCKEEGALIRKAVDASLDENVRTPEIQVADGAKYGTKEVGQWIVDYIKKA; this is encoded by the coding sequence ATGGATTTTAAAATTGCTGTATTAGCAGGCGACGGTATCGGACCGGAGATTTCGGTACAAGGTGTAGATGTAATGAGTGCCGTTTGCGAGAAGTTTGGCCACAAAGTAAGTTACGAATATGCAATCTGCGGTGCAGATGCGATTGATAAAGTAGGTGATCCGTTCCCGGAAGAAACATATGAGGTTTGCAAGAATGCAGATGCTGTTTTGTTTTCGGCCGTAGGTGATCCGAAGTTTGATAATGACCCTACTGCGAAAGTTCGTCCGGAGCAGGGATTGCTGGCAATGCGTAAGAAATTGGGATTGTTTGCTAATATTCGTCCGGTACAGACATTCAAATGCCTGATCCATAAATCTCCGTTGCGTGCGGAACTGGTTGAGAATGCGGATTTCATCTGCATCCGTGAGCTGACCGGCGGTATGTACTTCGGTGAGAAATATCAGGATAATGATAAAGCATACGATACAAACTACTACACTCGTCCGGAAATTGAACGTATCCTGAAAGTTGCTTTTGAATATGCAATGAAACGCAGAAAGCACCTGACTGTGGTAGACAAGGCAAATGTTCTGGCTTCTTCCCGTCTGTGGCGTCAGATTGCACAGGAAATGGCTCCCAATTATCCGGAGGTGACAACTGACTATATGTTTGTGGATAATGCTGCCATGAAGATGATCCAAGAACCAGCTTTCTTTGACGTGATGGTGACTGAAAATACATTCGGGGATATTCTGACTGACGAAGGTTCTGTTATCAGCGGCTCTATGGGATTGCTTCCTTCAGCTTCTACCGGTGAAAGTACTCCAGTATTCGAACCGATTCATGGTTCATGGCCACAGGCGAAGGGCTTGAATATTGCGAACCCGTTGGCACAGATTCTGTCTGTAGCTATGTTATTTGAATACTTCGACTGCAAGGAAGAAGGTGCGCTGATTCGTAAGGCGGTTGATGCATCACTGGATGAAAACGTACGTACACCTGAAATTCAAGTGGCCGATGGTGCCAAATACGGTACAAAGGAAGTAGGACAGTGGATTGTTGACTATATCAAGAAGGCTTAA
- a CDS encoding alpha-isopropylmalate synthase regulatory domain-containing protein has product MGKQGVKIEIMDTTLRDGEQTSGVSFVPHEKLMIARLLLEDLKVDRVEVASARVSEGEFEAVKMICDWAARRNLLQKVEVLGFVDGHTSVDWIQRTGCRVINLLCKGSLKHCTQQLKKTPEEHIADIINVVHYADEQDIGVNVYLEDWSNGMKDSPEYVFQLMDGLKQTSIRRYMLPDTLGILNPLQVIEYMRKMKKRYPNTHFDFHAHNDYDLAVSNVLAAVLSGVRGLHTTINGLGERAGNAPLSSVQAILKDHFNAMTNIDESRLNDVSRVVESYSGIVIPANKPIVGENVFTQVAGVHADGDNKNNLYCNDLLPERFGRKREYALGKTSGKANIRKNLEDLGLELDEDAMRKVTERIIELGDKKELVTQEDLPYIVSDVLKHGAIGEKVKLKSYFVNLAHGLKPMATLKIEINGKEYEESSSGDGQYDAFVRALRKIYKVTLGRKFPMLTNYAVSIPPGGRTDAFVQTVITWNYDEQVFRTRGLDADQTEAAIKATMKMLNLLEE; this is encoded by the coding sequence ATGGGAAAACAAGGCGTCAAAATAGAGATCATGGACACAACGCTCCGTGACGGTGAACAAACCAGCGGAGTATCTTTTGTGCCCCATGAGAAACTAATGATTGCCCGTTTACTATTGGAGGATTTGAAGGTAGACCGGGTAGAGGTTGCTTCAGCACGTGTATCGGAAGGTGAGTTTGAAGCCGTGAAGATGATTTGTGATTGGGCAGCCCGCCGCAATCTGCTTCAGAAAGTGGAAGTGTTGGGATTTGTGGACGGTCATACTTCGGTGGACTGGATACAACGTACCGGGTGCCGTGTCATCAATCTTCTTTGTAAGGGGTCATTGAAACATTGCACCCAACAATTGAAAAAGACTCCCGAAGAACATATCGCAGATATTATCAACGTAGTACATTACGCAGATGAACAGGATATCGGAGTGAATGTATATCTGGAAGACTGGAGTAACGGAATGAAAGATTCTCCCGAATATGTGTTTCAGTTGATGGATGGCTTGAAGCAGACAAGCATCAGACGTTATATGTTGCCCGATACATTGGGAATCCTGAACCCGCTGCAGGTGATAGAATATATGCGGAAGATGAAGAAGCGTTATCCGAATACCCATTTTGATTTTCACGCGCATAATGATTATGATCTGGCGGTAAGTAATGTGCTGGCTGCCGTGTTGAGCGGTGTCAGAGGACTGCATACTACGATTAACGGACTTGGCGAACGGGCCGGTAATGCACCCCTTTCCAGTGTGCAGGCTATTCTGAAAGATCATTTCAATGCAATGACCAATATTGACGAAAGCCGCCTGAATGATGTCAGTCGGGTGGTAGAGTCCTATTCCGGTATTGTGATTCCTGCCAATAAACCGATTGTGGGAGAGAATGTCTTTACACAAGTTGCAGGCGTTCACGCCGACGGCGATAATAAGAATAATTTGTATTGTAATGATTTACTTCCCGAACGTTTCGGACGTAAGCGTGAGTATGCTTTAGGAAAAACAAGTGGAAAGGCAAATATCCGTAAGAATCTCGAAGATCTGGGACTGGAACTCGATGAAGATGCCATGCGCAAGGTAACGGAGCGAATCATTGAACTGGGGGACAAGAAAGAATTGGTGACTCAGGAGGATTTGCCGTATATTGTATCGGATGTATTGAAACACGGGGCGATAGGCGAGAAGGTCAAGCTGAAGAGTTATTTTGTAAATCTGGCTCACGGTCTGAAACCGATGGCGACTTTAAAGATCGAAATAAACGGAAAGGAATACGAAGAAAGTTCAAGTGGCGATGGTCAGTATGATGCTTTCGTACGTGCGTTGCGCAAAATTTATAAAGTGACGTTAGGACGTAAATTCCCCATGTTGACGAATTATGCGGTATCTATCCCACCGGGTGGGCGTACGGATGCATTTGTGCAGACAGTAATTACCTGGAACTATGACGAACAGGTGTTCCGTACCCGTGGACTTGATGCCGACCAGACGGAGGCTGCCATCAAAGCAACAATGAAGATGTTGAATCTACTTGAAGAATAA
- the leuD gene encoding 3-isopropylmalate dehydratase small subunit gives MAKTKFNIITSTCVPLPLENVDTDQIIPARFLKATTREEKFFGDNLFRDWRYNADGSLNKDFVLNDPTYSGQILVAGKNFGSGSSREHAAWAIAGYGFRVVVSSFFADIHKNNELNNFVLPVVVTEGFLQELFDSIFADPKMEVEVNLPEQTITNKATGKSEHFEINAYKKLCLMNGLDDIDFLLSNKNKIEEWENKASK, from the coding sequence ATGGCTAAGACAAAATTTAATATAATAACAAGTACTTGTGTACCCCTTCCTTTAGAGAATGTAGATACTGACCAGATTATTCCGGCACGTTTTCTGAAAGCAACGACTCGTGAAGAGAAGTTTTTCGGTGATAACCTGTTTCGTGACTGGCGTTATAATGCCGACGGTTCGCTGAATAAGGATTTCGTGCTGAACGATCCTACGTATAGCGGACAGATATTGGTGGCAGGAAAGAACTTTGGTTCGGGTTCCAGCCGCGAACACGCAGCCTGGGCGATTGCCGGATATGGTTTCCGTGTGGTAGTATCGAGCTTCTTTGCCGATATTCACAAAAATAATGAGTTGAACAACTTCGTACTTCCGGTAGTTGTTACTGAAGGATTTTTGCAGGAACTCTTCGACTCGATCTTTGCTGATCCGAAGATGGAAGTGGAAGTGAACCTTCCCGAACAGACCATCACTAATAAAGCAACGGGTAAGAGTGAACATTTTGAAATCAACGCTTATAAGAAACTTTGTCTGATGAACGGACTGGATGACATAGACTTCTTGCTAAGCAATAAAAATAAAATAGAAGAATGGGAAAACAAGGCGTCAAAATAG